In Balearica regulorum gibbericeps isolate bBalReg1 chromosome 14, bBalReg1.pri, whole genome shotgun sequence, one genomic interval encodes:
- the STK32A gene encoding serine/threonine-protein kinase 32A isoform X2: MGANTSSKSPSLDENEDVTFDHFEILRAIGKGSFGKVCVVQKNDTKKMYAMKYMNKQKCVERNEVRNVFKELQIMQGLEHPFLVNLWYSFQDEEDMFMVVDLLLGGDLRYHLQQNVRFQEGTVKLFICELVLALDYLQSRHIIHRDIKPDNILLDERGHVHITDFNIATMLTKEIQVTTIAGTKPYMAPEMFNSTKPTGYSFAVDWWSLGITAYELLRTRRPYHIRSNNSTNEIAHVFKTATVMYPAAWSTDMVSLIKKLLEPNPEKRFSQLKDIQDFPYLSDVNWDAVLQKRIMPEFIPTNFWMQNWCHTLGTVCGMRDEIR, encoded by the exons ATGGGAGCAAACACCTCCAGcaagtcaccatccctggatgAAAATGAAGATG tCACCTTCGACCATTTTGAAATTTTGCGAGCTATTGGGAAGGGCAGCTTTGGAAAA GTCTGTGTTGTGCAAAAGAACGACACCAAGAAGATGTATGCCATGAAATACATGAATAAACAAAAGTGCGTGGAGCGTAATGAAgtgagaaatgttttcaaggAGCTGCAGATTATGCAGGGCCTGGAGCACCCCTTCTTAGTTAATTTATG GTACTCGTTCCAGGATGAAGAAGATATGTTTATGGTTGTAGACCTGCTGCTTGGAGGGGACCTGCGTTACCATCTCCAACAAAATGTGCGGTTCCAAGAAGGCACCGTGAAACTCTTCATCTGTGAGCTGGTGCTGGCCCTCGACTATCTGCAGAGCAGGCACATCATCCACAG AGACATCAAGCCTGACAACATTTTACTGGATGAGCGTG GACACGTGCACATCACCGATTTCAATATTGCCACAATGCTGACTAAAGAAATACAAGTCACCACCATTGCTGGCACAAAGCCGTATATGG CACCTGAAATGTTTAACTCCACAAAACCCACCGGCTATTCCTTCGCTGTGGACTGGTGGTCCCTGGGAATCACTGCCTACGAGCTGCTCAGGACCCGG AGGCCGTATCACATTCGCTCCAACAATTCCACAAATGAAATCGCTCACGTGTTCAAGACGGCCACGGTGATGTACCCTGCCGCTTGGTCCACAGACATGGTGTCGCTGATCAAGAAG TTGCTTGAGCCAAATCCCGAGAAGCGTTTTTCTCAGCTGAAAGATATCCAGGACTTTCCGTATCTGTCAGATGTGAACTGGGATGCTGTTCTCCAGAAAAGGATAATGCCGGAATTCATTCCCACG AATTTCTGGATGCAGAACTGGTGTCACACACTCGGGACTGTCTGTGGCATGCGAGATGAAATACGCTGA
- the STK32A gene encoding serine/threonine-protein kinase 32A isoform X1: MGANTSSKSPSLDENEDVTFDHFEILRAIGKGSFGKVCVVQKNDTKKMYAMKYMNKQKCVERNEVRNVFKELQIMQGLEHPFLVNLWYSFQDEEDMFMVVDLLLGGDLRYHLQQNVRFQEGTVKLFICELVLALDYLQSRHIIHRDIKPDNILLDERGHVHITDFNIATMLTKEIQVTTIAGTKPYMAPEMFNSTKPTGYSFAVDWWSLGITAYELLRTRRPYHIRSNNSTNEIAHVFKTATVMYPAAWSTDMVSLIKKLLEPNPEKRFSQLKDIQDFPYLSDVNWDAVLQKRIMPEFIPTKGRLNCDPTFELEEMILESKPLHKKKKRLAKKEKDTSKSNSSQACHLQKHLEMLQRDFIVFNREKVRCHPHDTQGTRTLAKSSGTYKDNKQNNHL; the protein is encoded by the exons ATGGGAGCAAACACCTCCAGcaagtcaccatccctggatgAAAATGAAGATG tCACCTTCGACCATTTTGAAATTTTGCGAGCTATTGGGAAGGGCAGCTTTGGAAAA GTCTGTGTTGTGCAAAAGAACGACACCAAGAAGATGTATGCCATGAAATACATGAATAAACAAAAGTGCGTGGAGCGTAATGAAgtgagaaatgttttcaaggAGCTGCAGATTATGCAGGGCCTGGAGCACCCCTTCTTAGTTAATTTATG GTACTCGTTCCAGGATGAAGAAGATATGTTTATGGTTGTAGACCTGCTGCTTGGAGGGGACCTGCGTTACCATCTCCAACAAAATGTGCGGTTCCAAGAAGGCACCGTGAAACTCTTCATCTGTGAGCTGGTGCTGGCCCTCGACTATCTGCAGAGCAGGCACATCATCCACAG AGACATCAAGCCTGACAACATTTTACTGGATGAGCGTG GACACGTGCACATCACCGATTTCAATATTGCCACAATGCTGACTAAAGAAATACAAGTCACCACCATTGCTGGCACAAAGCCGTATATGG CACCTGAAATGTTTAACTCCACAAAACCCACCGGCTATTCCTTCGCTGTGGACTGGTGGTCCCTGGGAATCACTGCCTACGAGCTGCTCAGGACCCGG AGGCCGTATCACATTCGCTCCAACAATTCCACAAATGAAATCGCTCACGTGTTCAAGACGGCCACGGTGATGTACCCTGCCGCTTGGTCCACAGACATGGTGTCGCTGATCAAGAAG TTGCTTGAGCCAAATCCCGAGAAGCGTTTTTCTCAGCTGAAAGATATCCAGGACTTTCCGTATCTGTCAGATGTGAACTGGGATGCTGTTCTCCAGAAAAGGATAATGCCGGAATTCATTCCCACG AAAGGCAGACTGAACTGTGACCCAACCTTTGAACTGGAAGAAATGATCCTTGAATCCAAACCtcttcacaagaaaaaaaagcgcTTGGCTAAGAAGGAGAAAGACACCAGCAAAAGCAATTCCTCCCAG GCCTGCCATCTTCAAAAGCATCTGGAGATGCTCCAGAGGGACTTCATTGTTTTCAACAGAGAAAA GGTGAGATGCCATCCCCACGACACCCAGGGCACCAGAACGCTGGCAAAAAGCAGCGGCACGTACAAGGACAACAAGCAGAACAACCACCTCTGA